The following proteins come from a genomic window of Luteitalea sp.:
- the tatA gene encoding twin-arginine translocase TatA/TatE family subunit, with protein MGFGPLGVPELIIIFVIALIVFGPRKLPELGKSLGRGLSEFKRASNDLRNSLEEEIRLEDDQEKRPRAEPAKAPTPDPVGPRPVEDSTPRSSESTPHNQVLDA; from the coding sequence ATGGGATTTGGGCCACTTGGGGTACCGGAGCTCATCATTATCTTCGTGATCGCGCTGATCGTCTTCGGTCCGCGAAAGCTGCCGGAGCTGGGGAAATCGCTGGGGCGCGGCCTGTCGGAGTTCAAGCGCGCGTCGAACGATCTGCGTAACAGCTTGGAAGAGGAGATTCGCCTCGAGGATGACCAGGAAAAGCGTCCTCGAGCCGAGCCTGCCAAGGCGCCCACACCCGATCCAGTGGGACCGCGCCCGGTCGAGGACTCCACCCCTCGGAGCAGCGAGTCCACGCCGCACAACCAGGTGCTCGACGCATAG
- a CDS encoding PDZ domain-containing protein, with protein sequence MSRVRSLSIALGAVVLSAVLGGAVGRSALATNDPVAERYKIFTAALAAVENNYAGDIESDRLVYSSIGGMLQKLDPHSSFLSPRVYAQLRERQEGRYYGLGISILTVDGDVTVTNIFEGTPAYKSGLRRGDIIAEIEDADTKGWTNDDAVKVLRGEKGSKVRLGIQRRGYEQLIRIVVARDEIHIPTIRGSFMVDSTTGYVRVGDFSETTDHDLGAAIDKLEGEGMQRLILDLRDNPGGPLDQAIKVADRFLPSGQLVVYTRGRTRNSDSDYTAMDAEDLDAAPVVVLVNRNSASASEIVAGALQDHDRALVVGETTFGKALVQSIFRVSEGAGLALTTARYYTPSGRLIQRPWDGSFDEYLTHTLRDDIRQEKKDPAELRYTDAGRKVYGGGGIEPDRYLAGPLEGFNPTRFGRMLNARQLFVDYAEKFSPEGDTRVSAVARGRKTLARDFVVDDAMVEDFRTFLQSKKVKIDEAAFTKDLEFIKAMIHFEIDVDLFGIDQAQRNLIARDPQAQLALSLFPEAVQLTRLPKNTTRAGQQDGR encoded by the coding sequence ATGTCCCGCGTCAGGTCCTTGTCGATCGCCCTCGGCGCTGTCGTCCTGTCGGCCGTGCTTGGGGGCGCGGTCGGCCGCAGCGCTCTCGCCACCAATGATCCGGTCGCGGAGCGCTACAAGATATTTACGGCGGCCCTCGCCGCAGTCGAGAACAACTACGCCGGCGACATCGAATCGGATCGCCTCGTCTACAGCTCCATAGGCGGGATGCTCCAGAAGCTGGACCCCCATTCCAGCTTCCTGAGCCCGCGCGTATACGCACAACTGCGCGAGCGGCAGGAGGGACGCTATTACGGTCTCGGGATAAGCATTCTCACGGTGGACGGTGACGTGACCGTGACGAACATCTTCGAGGGGACGCCTGCGTACAAGAGCGGCCTGCGTCGCGGCGACATCATCGCGGAGATCGAGGATGCCGACACCAAGGGCTGGACCAACGACGATGCGGTCAAGGTCTTGCGTGGAGAGAAGGGCTCGAAGGTAAGGCTCGGGATCCAGCGGCGCGGCTACGAGCAGTTGATTCGGATCGTCGTGGCTCGCGACGAGATCCACATCCCCACGATCCGCGGCTCCTTCATGGTCGACAGCACGACGGGGTACGTCCGCGTCGGCGACTTTTCCGAAACGACCGATCACGACCTCGGCGCGGCCATCGACAAGCTGGAAGGCGAGGGCATGCAGCGGTTGATCCTCGACCTTCGAGACAATCCTGGTGGTCCGCTCGATCAAGCCATCAAGGTTGCCGATCGCTTCCTGCCGAGCGGACAGTTGGTCGTCTACACGCGCGGGCGGACGCGCAACTCCGATTCGGACTATACCGCGATGGATGCGGAGGATCTCGACGCTGCGCCCGTCGTCGTGCTGGTCAACCGCAACTCCGCGAGCGCATCCGAAATCGTGGCTGGCGCGCTGCAGGACCACGATCGCGCGCTCGTCGTGGGTGAGACCACCTTTGGCAAGGCGCTGGTGCAGTCGATCTTCCGCGTGAGCGAGGGTGCGGGACTAGCGCTCACAACAGCGCGGTACTACACGCCGAGTGGACGTTTGATCCAGCGGCCGTGGGATGGCAGCTTCGACGAATACCTCACGCACACCCTGCGTGACGATATTCGTCAGGAGAAAAAGGATCCGGCAGAGCTCCGCTACACCGATGCCGGGCGGAAGGTCTACGGCGGTGGAGGGATCGAGCCAGATCGTTACTTGGCCGGTCCCCTCGAAGGCTTCAACCCCACGCGGTTCGGCCGGATGCTGAACGCGCGGCAGCTGTTTGTCGACTACGCCGAGAAATTCTCACCCGAAGGGGATACGCGCGTCAGCGCCGTCGCCCGTGGGCGCAAAACGCTTGCGCGCGATTTCGTCGTCGACGACGCGATGGTCGAGGACTTCCGGACGTTTCTTCAGAGCAAGAAGGTCAAGATCGACGAGGCGGCATTCACCAAAGATCTCGAGTTCATCAAAGCGATGATTCATTTCGAGATCGACGTCGACCTCTTTGGCATCGATCAGGCGCAGCGCAATCTCATCGCCCGCGACCCGCAGGCGCAGCTCGCGCTCAGCCTGTTCCCCGAGGCGGTTCAGCTCACCCGCCTCCCCAAGAACACCACCCGCGCGGGACAGCAGGACGGAAGGTAG